A window of the Juglans microcarpa x Juglans regia isolate MS1-56 chromosome 5D, Jm3101_v1.0, whole genome shotgun sequence genome harbors these coding sequences:
- the LOC121264027 gene encoding cold-responsive protein kinase 1 isoform X1 has translation MSCGWFGAFCGCKGKHGGNQTQVEGTKLGILTSDVKCFSYNSLRSATANFHPSSKIGGGGYGVVYRGVLRDGTQVAIKSLSTESKQGTHEFLTEINMISNIRHPHLVELIGCCVEDNHRILVYEYLENNSLASALLGSKSKHIALDWRTRAAICRGTASGLAFLHEETEPHIVHRDIKASNILLDGNFNPKIGDFGLAKLFPDNVTHLSTRVAGTIGYLAPEYALLGQLTRKADVYSLGVLLLEIVSGRSSNKAAFGEELLVLVEWTWKLRKEERLLDIVDPELTEYPEAEVMRFIKVALFCTQDGAHQRPTMKQVVEMLSKEVHLNEKALTEPDIFRVHSSGHSSGINLSETSRAERRKQPANPSATAPSSGQVHRQRSSLLDNIEEAKPMPRHRKINRFKKATPPKQQTSRIDRYIMQVPLLHWLDSQTSMHIKTHFHLS, from the exons ATGAGTTGTGGATGGTTTGGTGCCTTCTGCGGCTGTAAAGGAAAGCATGGTGGAAACCAGACACAGGTAGAAGGTACGAAACTAG GAATTCTTACCAGCGATGTAAAGTGCTTTTCTTATAACTCGTTGAGATCAGCAACTGCAAATTTCCATCCTTCAAGCAAAATTGGTGGAGGAGGTTATGGAGTTGTCTATAGA GGGGTTTTAAGAGATGGTACTCAAGTTGCAATTAAATCTCTCTCGACGGAATCTAAACAAGGAACTCATGAATTTTTGACGGAGATTAATATGATATCAAATATACGACATCCACACCTTGTTGAACTCATTGGGTGCTGTGTTGAGGACAATCATCGGATATTGGTATATGAGTATCTGGAAAATAACAGCCTTGCAAGTGCTTTGCTAG gTTCAAAAAGTAAACATATTGCTTTGGATTGGCGAACAAGAGCTGCTATATGCCGGGGTACAGCTTCTGGTCTTGCATTTCTGCATGAGGAAACTGAACCACATATTGTCCACAGAGATATTAAAGCTAGCAATATACTTCTTGATGGAAACTTTAATCCGAAAATAGGAGATTTTGGGCTGGCAAAGCTTTTTCCAGACAATGTCACTCATCTTAGTACTCGAGTGGCAGGAACCAT CGGATATCTGGCCCCAGAGTATGCACTTTTAGGGCAACTCACAAGGAAGGCTGATGTATACAGTCTCGGGGTGCTTTTGCTGGAAATAGTTAGTGGTAGAAGCAGCAATAAGGCAGCATTTGGGGAGGAGTTACTGGTTCTGGTGGAATGG ACATGGAAActgagaaaagaagaaagacttCTGGACATTGTTGATCCTGAACTGACCGAGTATCCAGAGGCTGAGGTGATGCGCTTCATTAAAGTCGCCTTATTTTGTACCCAAGACGGTGCGCACCAAAGGCCCACCATGAAGCAAGTCGTAGAGATGCTTTCCAAGGAAGTACACCTCAATGAAAAGGCACTAACGGAGCCAGACATATTTAGGGTTCATTCTTCCGGTCACTCGAGTGGCATTAATTTGTCAGAAACATCTCGGGCAGAGAGGCGAAAGCAACCGGCAAATCCTTCTG CAACAGCCCCATCATCAGGACAAGTGCACAGGCAGAGATCGTCTCTACTAGACAACATTGAAGAAGCAAAACCCATGCCCCGCCACAGAAAAATTAACCGCTTCAAAAAGGCAACGCCACCAAAACAGCAAACAAGCAGAATAGATAGATACATAATGCAGGTACCCCTTCTACATTGGCTAGACTCCCAAACTAGTATGCACATAAAGACTCACTTCCACCTATCATAG
- the LOC121264027 gene encoding cold-responsive protein kinase 1 isoform X2 — protein sequence MSCGWFGAFCGCKGKHGGNQTQVEGILTSDVKCFSYNSLRSATANFHPSSKIGGGGYGVVYRGVLRDGTQVAIKSLSTESKQGTHEFLTEINMISNIRHPHLVELIGCCVEDNHRILVYEYLENNSLASALLGSKSKHIALDWRTRAAICRGTASGLAFLHEETEPHIVHRDIKASNILLDGNFNPKIGDFGLAKLFPDNVTHLSTRVAGTIGYLAPEYALLGQLTRKADVYSLGVLLLEIVSGRSSNKAAFGEELLVLVEWTWKLRKEERLLDIVDPELTEYPEAEVMRFIKVALFCTQDGAHQRPTMKQVVEMLSKEVHLNEKALTEPDIFRVHSSGHSSGINLSETSRAERRKQPANPSATAPSSGQVHRQRSSLLDNIEEAKPMPRHRKINRFKKATPPKQQTSRIDRYIMQVPLLHWLDSQTSMHIKTHFHLS from the exons ATGAGTTGTGGATGGTTTGGTGCCTTCTGCGGCTGTAAAGGAAAGCATGGTGGAAACCAGACACAGGTAGAAG GAATTCTTACCAGCGATGTAAAGTGCTTTTCTTATAACTCGTTGAGATCAGCAACTGCAAATTTCCATCCTTCAAGCAAAATTGGTGGAGGAGGTTATGGAGTTGTCTATAGA GGGGTTTTAAGAGATGGTACTCAAGTTGCAATTAAATCTCTCTCGACGGAATCTAAACAAGGAACTCATGAATTTTTGACGGAGATTAATATGATATCAAATATACGACATCCACACCTTGTTGAACTCATTGGGTGCTGTGTTGAGGACAATCATCGGATATTGGTATATGAGTATCTGGAAAATAACAGCCTTGCAAGTGCTTTGCTAG gTTCAAAAAGTAAACATATTGCTTTGGATTGGCGAACAAGAGCTGCTATATGCCGGGGTACAGCTTCTGGTCTTGCATTTCTGCATGAGGAAACTGAACCACATATTGTCCACAGAGATATTAAAGCTAGCAATATACTTCTTGATGGAAACTTTAATCCGAAAATAGGAGATTTTGGGCTGGCAAAGCTTTTTCCAGACAATGTCACTCATCTTAGTACTCGAGTGGCAGGAACCAT CGGATATCTGGCCCCAGAGTATGCACTTTTAGGGCAACTCACAAGGAAGGCTGATGTATACAGTCTCGGGGTGCTTTTGCTGGAAATAGTTAGTGGTAGAAGCAGCAATAAGGCAGCATTTGGGGAGGAGTTACTGGTTCTGGTGGAATGG ACATGGAAActgagaaaagaagaaagacttCTGGACATTGTTGATCCTGAACTGACCGAGTATCCAGAGGCTGAGGTGATGCGCTTCATTAAAGTCGCCTTATTTTGTACCCAAGACGGTGCGCACCAAAGGCCCACCATGAAGCAAGTCGTAGAGATGCTTTCCAAGGAAGTACACCTCAATGAAAAGGCACTAACGGAGCCAGACATATTTAGGGTTCATTCTTCCGGTCACTCGAGTGGCATTAATTTGTCAGAAACATCTCGGGCAGAGAGGCGAAAGCAACCGGCAAATCCTTCTG CAACAGCCCCATCATCAGGACAAGTGCACAGGCAGAGATCGTCTCTACTAGACAACATTGAAGAAGCAAAACCCATGCCCCGCCACAGAAAAATTAACCGCTTCAAAAAGGCAACGCCACCAAAACAGCAAACAAGCAGAATAGATAGATACATAATGCAGGTACCCCTTCTACATTGGCTAGACTCCCAAACTAGTATGCACATAAAGACTCACTTCCACCTATCATAG
- the LOC121264027 gene encoding putative serine/threonine-protein kinase isoform X3, with product MSCGWFGAFCGCKGKHGGNQTQVEGILTSDVKCFSYNSLRSATANFHPSSKIGGGGYGVVYRGVLRDGTQVAIKSLSTESKQGTHEFLTEINMISNIRHPHLVELIGCCVEDNHRILVYEYLENNSLASALLGSKSKHIALDWRTRAAICRGTASGLAFLHEETEPHIVHRDIKASNILLDGNFNPKIGDFGLAKLFPDNVTHLSTRVAGTIGYLAPEYALLGQLTRKADVYSLGVLLLEIVSGRSSNKAAFGEELLVLVEWTWKLRKEERLLDIVDPELTEYPEAEVMRFIKVALFCTQDGAHQRPTMKQVVEMLSKEVHLNEKALTEPDIFRVHSSGHSSGINLSETSRAERRKQPANPSVNLTHSYSSQTETLLLPR from the exons ATGAGTTGTGGATGGTTTGGTGCCTTCTGCGGCTGTAAAGGAAAGCATGGTGGAAACCAGACACAGGTAGAAG GAATTCTTACCAGCGATGTAAAGTGCTTTTCTTATAACTCGTTGAGATCAGCAACTGCAAATTTCCATCCTTCAAGCAAAATTGGTGGAGGAGGTTATGGAGTTGTCTATAGA GGGGTTTTAAGAGATGGTACTCAAGTTGCAATTAAATCTCTCTCGACGGAATCTAAACAAGGAACTCATGAATTTTTGACGGAGATTAATATGATATCAAATATACGACATCCACACCTTGTTGAACTCATTGGGTGCTGTGTTGAGGACAATCATCGGATATTGGTATATGAGTATCTGGAAAATAACAGCCTTGCAAGTGCTTTGCTAG gTTCAAAAAGTAAACATATTGCTTTGGATTGGCGAACAAGAGCTGCTATATGCCGGGGTACAGCTTCTGGTCTTGCATTTCTGCATGAGGAAACTGAACCACATATTGTCCACAGAGATATTAAAGCTAGCAATATACTTCTTGATGGAAACTTTAATCCGAAAATAGGAGATTTTGGGCTGGCAAAGCTTTTTCCAGACAATGTCACTCATCTTAGTACTCGAGTGGCAGGAACCAT CGGATATCTGGCCCCAGAGTATGCACTTTTAGGGCAACTCACAAGGAAGGCTGATGTATACAGTCTCGGGGTGCTTTTGCTGGAAATAGTTAGTGGTAGAAGCAGCAATAAGGCAGCATTTGGGGAGGAGTTACTGGTTCTGGTGGAATGG ACATGGAAActgagaaaagaagaaagacttCTGGACATTGTTGATCCTGAACTGACCGAGTATCCAGAGGCTGAGGTGATGCGCTTCATTAAAGTCGCCTTATTTTGTACCCAAGACGGTGCGCACCAAAGGCCCACCATGAAGCAAGTCGTAGAGATGCTTTCCAAGGAAGTACACCTCAATGAAAAGGCACTAACGGAGCCAGACATATTTAGGGTTCATTCTTCCGGTCACTCGAGTGGCATTAATTTGTCAGAAACATCTCGGGCAGAGAGGCGAAAGCAACCGGCAAATCCTTCTGTAAATTTAACTCACTCATATAGCTCTCAAACTGAGACACTGTTGCTTCCAAGATGA
- the LOC121265922 gene encoding uncharacterized protein LOC121265922, translating into MWLRRPSLPASKSTSRSATPNRGPLTPSIAPSLSAPPGRSTSAPKSAPTNSRNLLSCGSSLKTKSRSWKPSEKAGFSAEALPHLRTSFPERPASASKDKPEAPSARSSSINSVSSGKTRKQSCSSSRGRASHGSAYSNGITTQENSRSRGNDSEIDSPVLIGTKMVERLVNMRKLAPPKQDDGRFTHNNQGSKSLFSDSSGFGRTLSKKSLDMALRHMDIGRSIQLDLCPVATNIPASSIYSLRSRPAKMTVSAVDSPLATSSNASSEPSAKNRSFCLDESEIEDDHEPSKRGNSSHGK; encoded by the exons ATGTGGCTCCGAAG ACCTTCCTTACCAGCTTCGAAGTCAACATCAAGATCAGCCACACCAAACCGTGGACCATTGACCCCATCAATTGCACCTAGTTTATCTGCTCCTCCTGGTCGATCTACTTCAGCACCAAAGTCAGCACCCACAAATTCGAGAAATCTGTTATCATGTGGAAGTTCTTTAAAAACTAAATCTAGGTCTTGGAAACCCTCTGAGAAGGCTGGTTTCTCCGCTGAGGCTCTACCACACTTAAGGACATCATTTCCAGAGAGGCCAGCTTCAGCCTCCAAGGATAAGCCGGAAGCTCCAAGTGCTAGGTCATCTTCTATCAACTCTGTTTCAAGTGGGAAGACGAGAAAACAATCATGCTCTTCTTCTAGAGGGCGAGCTTCTCATGGCAGTGCCTATAGTAATGGAATCACCACTCAAGAGAATAGTAGATCAAGGGGAAATGACAGCGAGATAGATAGCCCTGTGCTTATTGGAACAAAGATGGTTGAAAGATTAGTAAACATGAGGAAACTTGCACCACCAAAGCAAGATGATGGTCGCTTTACACATAATAATCAAGGTAGTAAGTCCTTGTTCAGTGACAGTTCGGGCTTTGGAAGAACACTTTCAAAGAAGTCTCTGGATATGGCTTTGAGGCATATG GATATAGGACGAAGCATCCAATTAGACCTATGCCCAGTTGCGACAAACATTCCTGCTTCGTCTATCTACAGTCTGAGATCAAGACCCGCAAAAATGACAGTTAGTGCTGTTGACTCTCCTCTTGCTACCAGCAGCAATGCTAGTTCGGAGCCAAGTGCCAAAAATCGATCATTTTGTTTAGATGAGAGTGAAATTGAAGACGATCATGagccaagcaagagaggaaatTCCTCTCATGGTAAGTga
- the LOC121264029 gene encoding uncharacterized protein LOC121264029, with product MMTKEKEEELALFVDMDRKNNLLLPHNSLESIPPPRKVRADEFWNLENDKSDHDGLIPLETSLFPSLEKDSKKTVLSQIEIPNTLPTAQKSRLTKIPAEAASRSIMPPKQPNLPSGQNSLDNDNEKPSLSSA from the exons ATGATGACgaaggagaaagaagaagagctCGCACTGTTCGTTGACATGGACCGGAAGAATAATCTACTCCTCCCTCACAACTCTTTAG AGTCAATTCCACCGCCCCGCAAGGTCCGTGCCGATGAATTCTGGAACTTGGAAAATGACAAATCTGATCATGACGG GCTTATACCGCTGGAAACCtcactttttccttctttggagAAGGATTCAAAGAAAACTGTATTGAGTCAGATTGAGATTCCTAATACTCTTCCCACTGCTCAGAAATCTAGG CTGACTAAGATCCCAGCAGAAGCTGCTTCAAGGAGCATTATGCCGCCAAAGCAGCCAAATTTACCATCTGGACAAAATTCTTTAGACAATGATAATGAAAAGCCTTCATTATCCAGTGCTTGA
- the LOC121264030 gene encoding mitochondrial inner membrane protease subunit 2 translates to MGTRNILWNVANKYFTFGLVGLTISDRYASIVPVRGGSMSPAFNPQPSTFSDDYVLVEKFCLEKYKFSHGDVVVFRSPSNYKEKHIKRIIALPGDWIGTTHNSYDVLKIPEGHCWVEGDNSASSMDSRSFGPIPLALVQGRVTHIVWPPERLGVVERRYPKERVSSF, encoded by the exons ATGGGAACTCGAAATATTTTGTGGAATGTTGCAAACAAATACTTCACCTTTGGGCTTGTGGGCCTCACTATTTCCGATCGATATGCAAGTATCGTTCCTGTGCGGGGTGGCTCTATGTCTCCTGCATTTAATCCTCAACCCAGCACCTTTTCAG ATGACTATGTTTTGGTGGAGAAGTTTTGCCTCGAAAAGTACAAGTTTTCACATGGCGATGTTGTAGTTTTTCG CTCCCCGAGTAATTACAAGGAGAAACACATAAAGAGAATAATTGCCTTACCAGGTGACTGGATCGGAACTACTCATAATTCCTATGATGTGCTGAAGATTCCAGAAGGACATTGCTGGGTAGAGGGTGATAATTCAGCTTCTAGCATGGACTCCAGATCTTTTGGCCCG ATTCCTCTGGCTTTAGTTCAAGGAAGGGTGACCCACATCGTGTGGCCTCCTGAGAGATTGGGTGTAGTTGAGAGAAGATATCCTAAAGAAAGAGTTTCTTCTTTCTAA
- the LOC121264032 gene encoding methyltransferase-like protein 2 isoform X1 encodes MKSRRKFYLFIETSESMEHPKMGDGLSPFLNSGIYQFENSNAVFIDPVRVMNCSYTHFQVSPSAYYPRFFESKPLAQESRVSSSSSRKRKRKGKKPHSLNDREKAAEQRHQEARPFLLKAHKCLLRATALLELMSNMRSDSESLQECGDLVSPSVPQQSFVKLGQDWHAPFYEIILDFHQYEKLNVDKGSMIMQYSEQKVHPLFNNLVLNETGHDVEAEFLSSRFVIPRKSCFYMSDLEQIHSLIPAESCCGFNLIVVDPPWENGSARQKSRYPTLPNRYFLSLPIKQLTHADGALVALWVTNREKLRGFVEKELFPAWGVTHVATFYWLKVKADGSLINDLDLFHHRPYECLLLGHCHREAMDSECLSKFKPVQHNQIIISIPGAYSRKPPIGGLLPEYFPGFKPTRCIELFAREMTSGWTSWGNEPLHFQDLKYFNRNG; translated from the exons atgaagtccag AAGAAAATTCTACCTGTTTATAGAGACCAGCGAATCAATGGAGCACCCGAAAATGGGTGACGGGCTTTCTCCGTTTTTGAATTCTGGTATCTACCAGTTCGAAAACTCAAACGCAGTTTTCATTGACCCGGTTCGTGTCATGAACTGCTCCTACACCCACTTCCAGGTTTCCCCTTCTGCATACTATCCTCGTTTCTTTGAATCCAAGCCCTTGGCTCAAGAATCTCGGGTTTCATCTTCTAGTTCTAGAAAGCGAAAGCGGAAGGGGAAGAAACCACACTCTCTCAATGATAGAGAAAAGGCTGCCGAACAACGACACCAG GAAGCAAGGCCTTTCTTACTGAAGGCACACAAATGCTTGCTGAGAGCTACCGCTCTTTTGGAGCTAATGAGCAATATGCGGAGTGATTCCGAGTCTTTGCAAGAATGTGGGGACTTGGTATCGCCCAGTGTTCCACAACAATCTTTTGTTAAACTGGGACAGGACTGGCATGCTCCTTTCTATGAGATTATTCTTGATTTCCATCAGTATGAGAAGCTGAATGTTGACAAAG GGTCAATGATAATGCAATATAGTGAACAAAAAGTGCACCCTCTCTTTAATAACTTAGTTCTGAATGAGACGGGTCATGATGTGGAGGCAGAATTTCTGAGCAGTCGATTTGTAATACCTCGAAAGAGTTGCTTCTACATG TCTGATCTCGAGCAGATTCACAGCCTGATTCCTG CTGAGTCTTGTTGTGGCTTCAATCTTATAGTGGTCGATCCACCATGGGAAAATGGAAGTGCCCGTCAGAAATCAAG GTACCCAACTTTGCCGAACCGTTATTTTCTGTCTCTTCCTATCAAGCAACTTACGCATGCAGATGGAGCACTTGTGGCTTTGTGGGTGACCAATAGGGAGAAACTGCGTGGTTTTGTTGAGAAAGAGCTATTTCCTGCCTGGGGAGTTACGCATGTGGCCACTTTTTATTGGTTGAAG GTGAAAGCAGATGGCTCGTTGATTAATGATTTAGACCTCTTTCATCATAGGCCATATGAATGTCTTCTATTGGGCCACTGTCATAGGGAG GCCATGGATTCTGAGTGCCTGTCTAAATTTAAACCTGTACAACATAATCAGATAATTATTAGCATCCCCGGAGCTTACTCAAGGAAGCCTCCGATTGGAG GGCTGCTTCCAGAGTATTTTCCAGGGTTCAAGCCTACTCGATGTATAGAACTATTTGCTAGAGAAATGACTTCTGGATGGACTTCTTGGGGGAATGAACCACTTCACTTTCAagacttgaaatattttaataggaATGGATGA
- the LOC121264032 gene encoding methyltransferase-like protein 2 isoform X2, protein MEHPKMGDGLSPFLNSGIYQFENSNAVFIDPVRVMNCSYTHFQVSPSAYYPRFFESKPLAQESRVSSSSSRKRKRKGKKPHSLNDREKAAEQRHQEARPFLLKAHKCLLRATALLELMSNMRSDSESLQECGDLVSPSVPQQSFVKLGQDWHAPFYEIILDFHQYEKLNVDKGSMIMQYSEQKVHPLFNNLVLNETGHDVEAEFLSSRFVIPRKSCFYMSDLEQIHSLIPAESCCGFNLIVVDPPWENGSARQKSRYPTLPNRYFLSLPIKQLTHADGALVALWVTNREKLRGFVEKELFPAWGVTHVATFYWLKVKADGSLINDLDLFHHRPYECLLLGHCHREAMDSECLSKFKPVQHNQIIISIPGAYSRKPPIGGLLPEYFPGFKPTRCIELFAREMTSGWTSWGNEPLHFQDLKYFNRNG, encoded by the exons ATGGAGCACCCGAAAATGGGTGACGGGCTTTCTCCGTTTTTGAATTCTGGTATCTACCAGTTCGAAAACTCAAACGCAGTTTTCATTGACCCGGTTCGTGTCATGAACTGCTCCTACACCCACTTCCAGGTTTCCCCTTCTGCATACTATCCTCGTTTCTTTGAATCCAAGCCCTTGGCTCAAGAATCTCGGGTTTCATCTTCTAGTTCTAGAAAGCGAAAGCGGAAGGGGAAGAAACCACACTCTCTCAATGATAGAGAAAAGGCTGCCGAACAACGACACCAG GAAGCAAGGCCTTTCTTACTGAAGGCACACAAATGCTTGCTGAGAGCTACCGCTCTTTTGGAGCTAATGAGCAATATGCGGAGTGATTCCGAGTCTTTGCAAGAATGTGGGGACTTGGTATCGCCCAGTGTTCCACAACAATCTTTTGTTAAACTGGGACAGGACTGGCATGCTCCTTTCTATGAGATTATTCTTGATTTCCATCAGTATGAGAAGCTGAATGTTGACAAAG GGTCAATGATAATGCAATATAGTGAACAAAAAGTGCACCCTCTCTTTAATAACTTAGTTCTGAATGAGACGGGTCATGATGTGGAGGCAGAATTTCTGAGCAGTCGATTTGTAATACCTCGAAAGAGTTGCTTCTACATG TCTGATCTCGAGCAGATTCACAGCCTGATTCCTG CTGAGTCTTGTTGTGGCTTCAATCTTATAGTGGTCGATCCACCATGGGAAAATGGAAGTGCCCGTCAGAAATCAAG GTACCCAACTTTGCCGAACCGTTATTTTCTGTCTCTTCCTATCAAGCAACTTACGCATGCAGATGGAGCACTTGTGGCTTTGTGGGTGACCAATAGGGAGAAACTGCGTGGTTTTGTTGAGAAAGAGCTATTTCCTGCCTGGGGAGTTACGCATGTGGCCACTTTTTATTGGTTGAAG GTGAAAGCAGATGGCTCGTTGATTAATGATTTAGACCTCTTTCATCATAGGCCATATGAATGTCTTCTATTGGGCCACTGTCATAGGGAG GCCATGGATTCTGAGTGCCTGTCTAAATTTAAACCTGTACAACATAATCAGATAATTATTAGCATCCCCGGAGCTTACTCAAGGAAGCCTCCGATTGGAG GGCTGCTTCCAGAGTATTTTCCAGGGTTCAAGCCTACTCGATGTATAGAACTATTTGCTAGAGAAATGACTTCTGGATGGACTTCTTGGGGGAATGAACCACTTCACTTTCAagacttgaaatattttaataggaATGGATGA